Proteins from a single region of Thermodesulfobacteriota bacterium:
- a CDS encoding NifB/NifX family molybdenum-iron cluster-binding protein: MRIAVATSDTVHVNEHFGRADRFLIYDLVGPTPRYIETRPVTRLSTGDPDHPFDPARLAAIVQVLADCSRVYVTAIGERPAAELAARGITPVLYEGAIATLA; this comes from the coding sequence ATGCGCATTGCCGTGGCAACATCCGACACCGTCCACGTGAACGAGCACTTCGGCCGCGCCGACCGCTTCCTCATCTACGACCTCGTGGGCCCGACCCCGCGCTACATCGAGACGCGGCCGGTCACCCGCCTGTCCACCGGCGACCCGGATCACCCCTTCGATCCCGCCCGGCTGGCCGCCATCGTCCAGGTGCTGGCAGACTGCAGCCGGGTATATGTGACCGCCATCGGCGAGCGCCCCGCCGCCGAGCTTGCGGCCCGCGGTATTACGCCGGTGCTCTACGAGGGTGCCATCGCGACCCTGGCCTGA
- the nifB gene encoding nitrogenase cofactor biosynthesis protein NifB has protein sequence MNEIKRDSSRHPCFNPQVKGECGRVHLPVAPSCNIRCNYCNRRFDCVNESRPGVTSALLRPEQARSYLAEVLAREPRITVAGIAGPGDPFANPQETMTTLRLVRQDFPALLLCLATNGLGIMPYVDELAELGVSHVTVTVNAVDPAIGARIYGWVREGKVIYRGATGAQLLLARQEEAIRRLSAHGLTIKINTVIIPGINDQHAPAVAARMRELGASLHNCMAMVPNADTPLAEVVPPAPAALEAIREKCGQHLPQMRHCTRCRADAVGLLGDDRQQEFGACLATHSRRVPATADRPHVAVATMEGMLVNEHLGAAGRFQIWTRTADGFQLLEERPAPAPGGGEGRWQALARTLGDCRAVLVSGIGDTPERILRAAGIEPVTMAGFIASGLAAVYGGGSVSHLRVRRASGAGSGCSGKGGGCL, from the coding sequence ATGAACGAGATCAAGCGCGATTCCTCCCGGCACCCCTGCTTCAACCCGCAGGTGAAGGGCGAGTGCGGCCGGGTGCACCTGCCGGTGGCCCCCAGCTGCAACATCCGCTGCAACTACTGCAACCGGCGCTTCGACTGCGTGAACGAAAGCCGGCCCGGCGTCACCAGCGCCCTGCTGCGGCCGGAGCAGGCCAGGTCCTACCTGGCCGAGGTGCTGGCCCGGGAGCCCCGGATCACCGTGGCGGGGATCGCAGGACCCGGCGACCCCTTCGCCAACCCCCAGGAGACCATGACCACCCTGCGGCTGGTGCGCCAGGATTTCCCGGCCCTTCTCCTGTGCCTGGCCACCAACGGCTTGGGGATCATGCCGTATGTGGACGAGCTGGCGGAGCTTGGAGTGTCCCACGTCACCGTCACCGTCAACGCGGTCGATCCGGCGATTGGCGCCAGGATCTACGGCTGGGTGCGGGAGGGCAAGGTGATCTACCGGGGTGCGACCGGGGCCCAGCTCCTCCTGGCCCGCCAGGAGGAAGCCATCCGGCGCCTCAGCGCCCATGGCCTCACGATCAAGATCAACACCGTCATCATCCCCGGCATCAACGATCAGCATGCGCCGGCGGTGGCGGCCCGGATGCGGGAGCTGGGGGCGAGCCTGCACAATTGTATGGCCATGGTGCCCAACGCCGACACGCCGCTCGCCGAGGTCGTTCCCCCGGCCCCGGCGGCTCTGGAGGCGATTCGAGAGAAGTGCGGCCAGCATCTGCCCCAGATGCGCCATTGCACCCGCTGCCGGGCTGACGCCGTCGGCCTGTTGGGCGACGACCGGCAGCAGGAATTCGGTGCCTGCCTGGCCACCCATTCCCGCCGGGTGCCGGCGACCGCCGATCGTCCCCACGTGGCGGTGGCCACCATGGAGGGTATGCTGGTCAACGAGCACCTCGGCGCGGCGGGGCGCTTCCAGATCTGGACCCGGACCGCGGATGGCTTCCAGCTCCTGGAGGAACGGCCAGCGCCGGCCCCCGGTGGCGGTGAAGGCCGCTGGCAGGCCCTGGCCCGCACCCTCGGTGACTGCCGAGCCGTGCTGGTGAGTGGCATCGGCGACACCCCCGAAAGGATCCTGCGCGCCGCAGGCATCGAGCCGGTGACCATGGCCGGCTTCATCGCCAGCGGCCTGGCGGCGGTGTATGGCGGCGGCAGCGTCAGCCACCTGCGGGTACGGCGCGCCAGCGGTGCCGGCAGTGGCTGCAGCGGCAAGGGCGGCGGCTGCCTGTAA
- the nifE gene encoding nitrogenase iron-molybdenum cofactor biosynthesis protein NifE, translated as MAKAPIPILAERARQIMVSGDPGAAMDCNKDSLAGAVSQRACVFCGSRVVLYPIADALHLVHGPIGCAVYTWDIRGALSSGPELHRLSFSTDLAERDVIFGGEKKLYRSLIELIDRHQPKAAFVYATCIVGLIGDDLAAICRQVAKERGIPVLPVQSEGFKGNKRAGYQAACKAMFQLVGTGDPAGISPHSINILGDFNLAGETWLIRDYFARMGVEVVANITGDGRVDAIRRCHGAALNVVQCSGATMELARMMEERYGVPSIRVSYFGIEDMSDALYRVAAFFGEPAMLARTRELVRTETAALLPELEHYRQALAGKKAAIYVGGAFKAFSLVKAFRLLGMQVVLVGSQTGTAEDYAELAAITDPGTIIVDDANPLELSGFLAARGADIFVGGVKERPIAYKLGVAFCDHNHERKECLAGFAGMRNFAREVYASIMSPVWRLVPRQETAEAAVASEEVR; from the coding sequence ATGGCCAAAGCCCCCATTCCCATCCTTGCCGAGCGTGCCCGCCAGATCATGGTCAGCGGCGATCCTGGCGCCGCCATGGACTGCAACAAGGACAGCCTGGCCGGGGCGGTGAGCCAGCGGGCCTGCGTCTTCTGCGGCTCCCGGGTGGTGCTCTACCCCATCGCCGATGCCCTCCATCTCGTCCACGGCCCCATCGGCTGTGCAGTCTACACCTGGGACATCCGCGGCGCCCTGTCCTCGGGACCGGAGCTGCACCGGCTGTCCTTTTCCACCGACCTCGCGGAGCGGGACGTGATCTTCGGCGGCGAGAAGAAGCTCTACCGCTCCCTCATCGAGCTCATCGACCGCCATCAGCCCAAGGCAGCCTTTGTCTACGCCACCTGCATCGTCGGCCTCATCGGCGATGATCTGGCAGCGATCTGCCGGCAGGTGGCCAAGGAGAGAGGCATCCCGGTGCTGCCCGTGCAGTCGGAAGGCTTCAAGGGCAACAAGCGGGCCGGCTACCAGGCGGCCTGCAAGGCGATGTTCCAGCTGGTGGGCACCGGCGACCCGGCCGGCATCAGCCCGCACAGCATCAACATCCTGGGCGATTTCAACCTGGCCGGCGAGACCTGGCTGATCCGGGACTACTTCGCCCGCATGGGGGTGGAGGTGGTGGCCAACATCACCGGTGATGGCCGGGTGGATGCCATCCGGCGCTGCCATGGCGCGGCCCTCAACGTGGTGCAGTGCTCGGGGGCGACCATGGAGCTGGCGCGGATGATGGAGGAGCGCTACGGGGTGCCGTCCATCCGGGTCTCCTATTTCGGCATCGAGGACATGAGCGATGCCCTGTACCGGGTGGCGGCGTTCTTCGGCGAGCCGGCGATGCTGGCCCGGACCCGGGAGCTGGTCCGCACCGAGACCGCGGCCCTGCTGCCGGAGCTGGAGCATTACCGCCAGGCCCTGGCCGGCAAGAAGGCGGCCATCTATGTGGGCGGCGCCTTCAAGGCCTTTTCCCTGGTCAAGGCCTTCCGGCTCCTGGGCATGCAGGTGGTGCTGGTAGGCTCCCAGACCGGCACCGCCGAGGATTATGCGGAGCTGGCCGCCATCACCGATCCCGGCACCATCATCGTCGACGACGCCAACCCCCTGGAGCTGTCCGGCTTCCTGGCGGCCCGGGGAGCGGACATCTTCGTGGGCGGGGTCAAGGAGCGGCCCATCGCCTACAAGCTGGGGGTGGCCTTCTGCGACCACAACCACGAGCGCAAGGAGTGCCTGGCCGGCTTCGCCGGTATGAGGAACTTCGCAAGAGAGGTCTACGCCTCGATCATGAGTCCGGTGTGGCGCCTGGTGCCCCGGCAGGAAACGGCGGAGGCCGCGGTGGCCAGCGAGGAGGTGCGGTGA
- a CDS encoding nitrogenase component 1 — translation MATMAVKTGAAVSTTNACKLCAPLGAALAFRGIEATVPFLHGSQGCATYMRRYIISHFNEPIDIASSALGEKQAVFGGGPNLMQGLANVIRKYRPRLIGVATTCLTETIGDDVPRLLKDFAREQGDDSELPLLVPVSTPSYVGTHMEGFHAATRAVVAALAEPGPRHGGVNLLPGLVSPADLRHLTEIFREMETKVTILPDFAATLDGPALAHYPLIPAGGTPLAAIRRSGSAAASLELGRTLAGKDTAGGLLQQACGIPCLRLGLPIGIHETDRFLAELTRISGRPVPARIKEERGRLVDAYVDGHKYVFGKRAVVYGEEDLVVGLAAFLAEIGVQPVLCASGGTSGQLAQAVAAATADLTREAPVVREGVDFFEIEELAAALEPDLLVGHSKGYSLARRRRIPLIRVGFPIHDRLGGQRILHLGYRGAQALFDTVANALIAAKQDGSPVGYSYM, via the coding sequence ATGGCAACGATGGCAGTCAAGACTGGTGCGGCGGTCTCCACCACCAACGCCTGCAAGCTGTGCGCCCCCCTGGGCGCGGCACTCGCCTTCCGGGGCATCGAGGCCACGGTCCCCTTCCTGCACGGCTCCCAGGGCTGCGCCACCTACATGCGGCGCTACATCATCAGCCATTTCAACGAGCCCATCGATATCGCCTCTTCCGCCCTGGGCGAAAAGCAGGCCGTGTTCGGCGGCGGCCCCAACCTCATGCAGGGGCTGGCCAACGTCATCCGCAAATACCGGCCGCGCCTGATCGGCGTCGCCACCACCTGCCTCACCGAGACCATCGGCGACGACGTGCCGCGGCTCCTGAAGGATTTCGCCCGGGAGCAGGGGGACGATTCGGAGCTGCCGCTTCTGGTGCCGGTCTCCACCCCCAGCTACGTGGGCACCCACATGGAGGGCTTCCACGCTGCCACCCGAGCGGTGGTGGCAGCCCTGGCCGAGCCTGGGCCGCGGCATGGCGGCGTGAACCTGCTGCCCGGCCTGGTGTCGCCCGCTGACCTGAGGCATCTGACGGAGATCTTTCGGGAGATGGAGACGAAGGTCACGATCCTGCCGGACTTCGCCGCCACCCTGGACGGCCCAGCCCTGGCCCACTATCCCCTGATCCCGGCGGGCGGCACTCCGCTGGCCGCCATCCGCCGGTCCGGTAGCGCCGCAGCCAGCCTGGAGCTCGGCCGCACCCTGGCCGGCAAGGACACCGCCGGCGGCCTCCTGCAGCAGGCCTGCGGCATCCCCTGCCTGCGCCTGGGATTGCCCATCGGCATCCACGAGACCGACCGCTTCCTGGCCGAGCTGACCAGGATCTCCGGCCGGCCGGTGCCGGCCCGGATCAAGGAAGAGCGCGGCCGGCTGGTGGACGCCTACGTGGACGGCCACAAGTATGTCTTCGGCAAGCGGGCGGTGGTGTACGGCGAAGAGGATCTGGTGGTCGGGCTTGCCGCCTTTCTGGCCGAGATCGGGGTACAGCCGGTGCTGTGCGCCTCCGGCGGCACCAGCGGTCAGCTCGCCCAGGCGGTCGCGGCCGCCACCGCCGACCTGACCCGGGAGGCACCCGTGGTGCGGGAGGGCGTGGACTTCTTCGAGATCGAGGAGCTGGCCGCCGCCCTGGAGCCGGATCTCCTGGTGGGCCACAGCAAGGGCTATTCCCTGGCCCGGCGGCGGCGGATTCCCCTCATCCGGGTGGGCTTTCCCATCCATGACCGGCTGGGAGGGCAAAGGATCCTGCATCTGGGCTACCGGGGGGCCCAGGCCCTCTTCGACACCGTGGCCAATGCCCTGATTGCTGCCAAGCAGGACGGAAGCCCGGTCGGCTACAGCTACATGTAA